In Drosophila miranda strain MSH22 chromosome XR, D.miranda_PacBio2.1, whole genome shotgun sequence, the genomic window CAAATGCTGTTAATTTTCAGTAGCTAATCGACAAATTGAGCTTGTGCTTACCACGCCGAAGCGCAATCACTTGCTTAAGGATGTTCCCCCATCCGCACCAGGTGTCAGATTCTCGGCCACAGTGCATAGGGTACAGTTTTTAAGTCAATTAATCGCGGTATTTTTGACCCAATAAAATGGATATATCTTATTGATCGCTTCTGAACTATGAACAGATTACTCCGCTCGAAGATTATCAAGGGACAGGCTGTCTGTACGCTGCACAATAAGTCGCATTTGCTGAATTTGGATCACACAAACATTGTGCGTCTCATAATAACAGAGTCCGCTGTTGCCTTTAGTATTATCGTTATGGAGTGTCCGTAGGATACTGGACACGCTAGCGTTGGCGTTCATCCACAGAGTGCTGTATGTGATTCGGTTGGACATTGTGGCTGCTCTGCGCTGCTGTGTGCTCAACGTGCTCCGCGTGGACTTCAAGCCTGCCCAAATTTTGGTAACTGCCAGCGCAACTACATTTCCAAGCTGTGCTACATAGGGTCATACATTAAAATTGGCGAGTTTTGAGCccgccagagccagagcaatgCCAGGGCACCCTGTCTCTGCAAGCCCTGCGCTCGAATCCACTTTCAGGCGCCTCGGCCACTCCCTGGCTTGGCATGTGTCAAATGCAGTGCAGTCGCTGCAACGACTCCATCACTTACCAAGTGGTCAAGCCCTCTCCGGCGACTACCCCAAGAGAGCACCCCTCGTCGGCTGTAACCGGAGAAGGGGATTTTGTACGTGAGTGAAAGCAGTTCTCGGGCGGATATATTAGCGTGCCGCAATCTAAATTTCAAAACATCGTGCAGCAGTAGCCGTGAGCTAAAGAGGAAGCACACGCAGAACAGATACACGCTTTATTTTGATAGTCCGGCGCTATCGGATCTCAACCTAAGCTGCTGGGGGATCGAGCCTAATTTCCACACGAGCCCTATTCTTCTGAGGAATAACCTGGAGCTCATCTTGAGCAGAAGCTCTCCCGCCGGCTTGCTTTTCGGCTTATGTCGTGATTAGGTCGTGTTCGTTTGTAATTTGTTTGTATTATTTGCACTGTTTTATAAGCTTTTACCATAGCAATCTTTCGATTGATTGATCTTTGATTGAATTTTACATTAGGGGCAAGACAGGGGTGGGTCAATAATTTATATTTTGTAACTTCTTTTTCGTTTAGAAGAAGTGAAGATATTTTGTTAGTTTCCTGCCTAAACAAAATACATAGGGTTCGTCTTCATGAACTCTGGCATTATCAAACGCTTTGCGTACTCCTCCTGGGGAGAACGAAACTTGGTGCAGCTGGAAGAAAAGCAGTCAAGATGACATTATCAGAACGAAAATAtgaaacaataataataataatatcgCACCCAGTAAGGTAGACACGTCCACGTGCCGCAGCCAAATGTGCCAAATATGCCGGAGCCGGATAAGACACTGCGCGGTTGCAACGAGGAAACATGTGACAAAGATTGTATGTCAATTTCTGCAGTACATCAATATCCAAGTTGCCCGTATTCTCGATTAGGTTGTAACGCGTCGGCTTGGCCGTCCCCTGAATCGACTGATGGCTGACCATGAAGAACTGCATCTCATTGGGATGGACAATGGTGCGATCGACGACGGTTCCCGGAACAACGTTGTTGAACTTGTTGTATTGCGATGGAACTCCGTTCGGAAAGAAGCGCGTATGATGCCGCTTAACTACAATGACGCAGCAAATCTTGGGCTTAATGTGCAGCTGAAAGGAGGCGAAGGTCGATTAGTGATATACAATTACAATGTTTCTGGATGCAAGAGTTCAACTTACCTTGCTGCAGGCGGCAGAAATTCCCCTCAACTCTTTATTCTTGATGTTGGGAAACTGGCCATCGCTTACGCCATCACGATAATAGATTATGTGCTCGGGGTAGGATTTTTGGAACTTATGATAGACACGCAAGTGCTCAAGGGTTATCGACTCCATGTCCTCGATCTCCTCCAGGGCAGAGCGTTGCAAGCGATATTGCATGTTATATGAAGCCCCGAATGGATCGTGGGAGGCGGCAACACCCACCACACTGGGGATCTCTCGCTGATCGGGCGACGGATGAGTCACATCGGCACCCAAAAACATGGTGTTCTTTAGCAGACAGTGCAGGTCATCCCTTAGCTTGTGATTGGTGCCGTTAAGTTTGAAATCGACCTTAAGTAGAATGCTACCAATAACCTGCGCGTTACATTTGCGCTCGACTGTGATCTGCTTGATGCATTGTGTAAGAATGCCGTGCTGCAGCTCAGCCTTTTGCTTCACGACATCATAAAGGTGCCCGAAATTTGGTATAATAACGAACACCACATCAAATTGATTCTTTTTGAAATAGCGGAAATGAGCATCTAGTTCACGTTCATTCTTGTAGTACAGTTTCTCGGCCTTGGCATCCAGGCACAGATTGACTTTGCGACTCTTCTGAAGAACCTGCCACGAAAATTAGGCAGGATcctgcaatgcaatgcaaaGAACTTACCATCTTCTGAAGCTCGTCCACATACAGGTAGTTAATCTTGCCGTAGAGTATGGCCCATTTATGTGACTTTGGCTTGGGTTCAAGGAATTGCATGCCATCCATGCGCCACGAACCGTTCCTCACCGAGGCCAAATTGTTTTTGTACTCAATCTGAGGCGCATTGAGCGTGCGTGTATTCACGACGATGAAGTCACTGCCCAGACGTATGCCAAAGTGGCTGATGGTCGGGTCTAAATTGTGCCTGAAATATTCCATCAAGCGGATGATCTTGGCCTTCCTCTCGTTGGTGGAAGTGGCAGCATACTTAATCATGGCCGCCACCTGATTAGCTCCATCCTTGCGCTGCGATACGATGAAAAGAAATCAAATCAGGAAATGATTTGCAGTGAAAGAAACTAGTTGAACTCACATTCAGTGTCTGCCCATCCTCAATGCGACATAGTTCGATAGGCAAGTAAATGTGCTTCAACGGCGGCCCAACATGCAAGCAGAGAAGGTTCGGAAACTTTAAATTATACTGCCGAGACTTGTAGTACTCTGCAACGGTCATTTCTTTTCCATCCAGCTCAAATGTCTGAGTGCTAGCCGGAACCTTACAAAGCCCGTTGACTCTGAAGACGCGCGGGGCGCTGCCAAGACAGGCAGGCGGCTCGTAAATTATATTTATGCCCGTTAGGAATGATTCAATATCAGAACGCTTATAGTCAAGATTTGTGCTTTTGTCAattttctgttattttttgtAAGATTTTGGATGGATGGCGGCCGGGCCTGAAAGAGGTGTAATTTAACAAACAACAAACGATTTGAATTTAAAGAGAACAAAAGAATCGAATTaacattaaaattaaaatgagGCGACCTCTGCCAAGGCAGTGGCTCCAGTGGCTCCAGTGGTTACAGTGGCTCCAGTGACTGCTTTGGCTGAGGCTCAGGCGTGTTTTTGTTGGCGGTtctggctgctgttgttgtggttgtgggCGTGTGATTCCGGTGTGAGGTTTATAGAGTGTTGGCTAAAATTTATCCTGAAATATGAACAGATTGTTGGTCGCGGCCACTGCGATGATATTCTCTTCGGGATGCCAGGCGGTGTTCAGAATTTTCTTGTTAAAGTCGAGACAGTCCACGCTGATCTCGTCTTTCTTCCGTTTGCCACCAGTGCAAACTTTTCGCGGCTTGAGCACCGTCTTCGGCTTGATGATGTCCCTGGAGGCCTCCAGCGTGACATCCTTTTTCGAGTTGCGATCAAAGACACGGAAAAAGTTATTATAGCTGCCAGTCATAATCGAGCTATCCTTGCCGTTCCAACAGCACTCGAATTTGTCGAAAATGCAATCGTTCTCATACAGCGAGCACAGTTTAGCGCGCAGGTATTCGTGGACCGGATAGGTCTCAATGGGCTTGGTTTCCATATGCAAGTCCCACACCTTGATGCTCAGATAGTCCCGGGAGATCATATAGCGACCAGAATTGCTCAGCTTCACATCACTGATGGAGCTGATTATCTCGCTGAAGAAGCTGCGATTCGTTGGATTCTCGGGCTCCTCGAACTGTTTGCTGTGCCGGTCGCATAACGCCGCCGAACGCATATCACATAAACGTATTGTGCCCTTGGAGCTCGAATAGACGAACACATTGCACTCGGTCGGATGGAATTCGGCTGCCGTGATCACCTCGGTGAGCTCCTCCATGTTGGTTGGCTTGATGTCGACAATGTTGTAGCTCTGATTGACCACCTCCAGGTTCCAGAGATTGATGCGCAAATCGTCGGCGGACAGGAAAGTCTCTTGATCGGAATTAACGCTAATTGAATTTATGTGATAGGTATGTGCATTGGCGAAGGTGCGACGCGGCGAGGCCTCCACCATCAGCGGTATCTGCTTCACAGAAGGAACTCGTAAGGCGGTTACATTTTGGGGATCCCTGATCAGACCGTTCTCCTCTTTCGTGTTGTAGCCCTCAAAGGACTTGTCGCGCTCGCTGACCTTCCACAACTTGACCGTCTTGTCGTTGGTGGAGAGCAGAAAGTGCACTGGGTTCTTCTGTTGCAGCCATCGGATTTTGTTGATCTTCTCCTCGATCTCCAGCGACTTGAGGTAATCGAATTCGGGCTCGTGCGATTGGAATGTCGAATAGACATTGTATTCGCCGCGTCGCGGATTGGCGGCTTTCGAGGCAGGATCACGCTGAAAGATGACGACGCGACCGCCCTTGTCGCCGGTGGCCAGCAGCTCGCCATCGTGATTGAATTCCACGCAGGATATGATATCCGCATCTGTGACATCATCGTCCAAGGCGCCCTTAATCTGTGAGAAGCACCAGGACGCCTCTCCATTACCGGCCATGACAGTTGAACAGTTTGAACAGGAACAGTGTTGCTGATTCTGCTCTAAATAGTCAATGATCGTCATGGCCTTCGGAAAGGACTTGTGCGATATGTCCACATTGACAAACGGGCGATCGCCAAGCACGAATGTTTGATAGAGCCCAACCAGAGCTTCGTAGCCGTCGTTAAGATCAAAGGCACTTCCGGGCTCAGACCTTTTGAAGAAGGAGCG contains:
- the LOC117186800 gene encoding protein phosphatase PP2A 55 kDa regulatory subunit-like; translation: MEKENTAGADGEQARHPPNGGPAASGLQKEEEKQQQPHSDAMEKQNRQQHAGQQRGQGGNQQRQGGSQLYSSRQPQGELPQWPGAQGRGLPQPRGTLGKPGQVSVNYLDVNLDKMPAVAYHYDVKITPERPKKFYRKAFEQYRVEHLGGAIAAFDGRASCYSVVKLKCSSQGQEVKVTDRHGRILNYTLELKETEDLEVDLNSLRSYMKDKIYDKPMRALQCLEDVLAAPCHNTAIRAGRSFFKRSEPGSAFDLNDGYEALVGLYQTFVLGDRPFVNVDISHKSFPKAMTIIDYLEQNQQHCSCSNCSTVMAGNGEASWCFSQIKGALDDDVTDADIISCVEFNHDGELLATGDKGGRVVIFQRDPASKAANPRRGEYNVYSTFQSHEPEFDYLKSLEIEEKINKIRWLQQKNPVHFLLSTNDKTVKLWKVSERDKSFEGYNTKEENGLIRDPQNVTALRVPSVKQIPLMVEASPRRTFANAHTYHINSISVNSDQETFLSADDLRINLWNLEVVNQSYNIVDIKPTNMEELTEVITAAEFHPTECNVFVYSSSKGTIRLCDMRSAALCDRHSKQFEEPENPTNRSFFSEIISSISDVKLSNSGRYMISRDYLSIKVWDLHMETKPIETYPVHEYLRAKLCSLYENDCIFDKFECCWNGKDSSIMTGSYNNFFRVFDRNSKKDVTLEASRDIIKPKTVLKPRKVCTGGKRKKDEISVDCLDFNKKILNTAWHPEENIIAVAATNNLFIFQDKF